The following coding sequences lie in one Deinococcus sp. JMULE3 genomic window:
- a CDS encoding cytochrome c biogenesis CcdA family protein produces MLLLLVAFLGGVLTVLSPCVLPVLPVLLSGTVGGRGRPLGIIAGFIGSFVLLTLFLASVVGALNLSPDLIRYAAVALLLGFGLTLAVPALQHRFELAMSRALPQRRPGDRDGFLGGVLVGVTLGVVWTPCVGPILASVTTLALSGQVTGFAFAATLAYALGVAAPMLAVMLGGRRLLHRPALMGRLGQLQQVFGAVLVVFAVGMAFGVDRQVQTLLVERLPGLDRLTFLEETDAVQRQLEQLP; encoded by the coding sequence GTGCTGCTGCTGCTCGTGGCCTTCCTGGGGGGCGTGCTGACCGTCCTGTCGCCCTGCGTGCTGCCGGTGCTGCCGGTCCTGCTGTCCGGTACGGTCGGCGGGCGCGGGCGACCGCTGGGCATCATCGCCGGGTTCATCGGCTCGTTCGTGCTGCTCACGCTGTTCCTGGCCAGCGTGGTGGGCGCCCTGAACCTCAGCCCCGACCTGATCCGCTACGCAGCGGTGGCGCTGCTGCTGGGCTTCGGTCTGACCCTGGCCGTCCCGGCGCTGCAGCACCGCTTCGAGCTGGCCATGAGCCGCGCACTGCCGCAGCGCCGCCCCGGTGACCGCGACGGATTCCTGGGCGGCGTGCTCGTCGGCGTGACCCTGGGGGTCGTGTGGACCCCGTGCGTCGGCCCGATCCTGGCGAGCGTCACCACCCTCGCCCTGAGCGGTCAGGTGACGGGCTTCGCGTTCGCCGCGACGCTGGCGTACGCGCTGGGCGTGGCCGCGCCCATGCTGGCCGTCATGCTCGGCGGTCGCCGACTGCTTCACCGGCCCGCACTGATGGGCCGCCTGGGGCAGCTGCAACAGGTGTTCGGTGCGGTGCTGGTCGTGTTCGCCGTGGGCATGGCCTTCGGCGTGGACCGGCAGGTGCAGACCCTGCTCGTCGAGCGTCTGCCGGGCCTGGACCGCCTGACCTTCCTCGAGGAGACGGACGCCGTGCAGCGGCAACTGGAACAGCTGCCCTGA
- a CDS encoding thioredoxin family protein: protein MNRKTTLLSAALFATLTAAAATQATPAATRYQPYTKAAFDAAKGTQRVLFFAASWCPNCRAADADITRNLARVPAGVTIFKTDYDKEGALKKQYGITYQHTFVLVDRDGKALKKWAGGKLDQILANTRK, encoded by the coding sequence ATGAACCGAAAGACCACCCTGCTCAGCGCCGCCCTCTTCGCCACCCTGACCGCCGCCGCCGCCACCCAGGCGACCCCGGCCGCGACCCGCTACCAGCCGTACACGAAGGCCGCCTTCGACGCCGCGAAGGGCACGCAGCGCGTCCTGTTCTTCGCCGCGTCGTGGTGCCCGAACTGCCGCGCCGCCGACGCGGACATTACCCGCAACCTCGCGCGCGTCCCTGCCGGCGTGACCATCTTCAAGACCGACTACGACAAGGAAGGCGCGCTGAAAAAGCAGTACGGCATCACGTACCAGCACACCTTTGTGCTGGTCGACCGGGACGGGAAGGCCCTGAAGAAGTGGGCGGGCGGCAAACTCGACCAGATTCTCGCGAACACCCGGAAGTAA
- a CDS encoding replication initiator protein A → MPPQRPGEIERFDEANSARLGLICVQERIPSDYTRWDQEWTVDGRAARLTCISPSEYGGVPHGLDGDFATTLNLMFLEQGAPESGEINATAYQLLNRSGFPDSGQYYQALQESLDRLKGATYTASESWRDKRHDRWTTVKFNIIEQIDADTEAGLAYGSGTLLKVRLARPVVQSLRAQYVKPLDMTFVQSLNRALTRSLYRILDARRYDPVHLADPAPLLRIPLQQWARECKLLETMPARIKRNLDGAHQELIERGYLRAVTYEGTRASTVIVYEFGDVAPSPAPEPSLQVIADSPLVEALCREGVVPPVARKLAQQYGDLHVTTRLERFHALLREGYAPKKRSALLVDVIKDEEGKYDAVPAPALAPAGVDAPSRPVKAPRRPDETPEAPESHTDRLQAEFRALPREEQAARALTQVRMFVGRELRDSHLRALHAAMLTGEADPHIVQREVVRAASELRLPEFAQQLRDTYAG, encoded by the coding sequence GTGCCGCCCCAGCGACCCGGCGAGATCGAACGCTTCGACGAGGCCAACTCCGCCCGTCTGGGGTTGATCTGCGTGCAGGAACGCATCCCCAGCGATTACACCCGCTGGGATCAGGAATGGACCGTCGACGGGCGCGCCGCGCGCCTCACCTGCATCTCCCCCAGCGAGTACGGCGGCGTCCCCCACGGGCTCGATGGGGACTTCGCCACGACCCTGAACCTGATGTTCCTCGAACAGGGCGCCCCAGAGAGCGGGGAGATCAACGCCACCGCGTACCAGCTGCTCAACCGCTCCGGCTTCCCGGACAGCGGCCAGTACTACCAGGCGCTGCAGGAGTCCCTCGACCGGCTCAAGGGCGCCACGTACACCGCCAGTGAATCCTGGCGCGACAAGCGGCACGACCGCTGGACCACCGTGAAGTTCAACATCATCGAGCAGATCGACGCGGACACCGAGGCGGGACTCGCGTACGGGTCCGGCACGCTCCTGAAGGTCCGGCTGGCCCGGCCGGTCGTGCAGAGCCTGCGCGCGCAGTACGTCAAACCGCTCGACATGACGTTCGTGCAGAGCCTCAACCGGGCCCTGACCCGCAGCCTATACCGGATTCTCGACGCGCGCCGGTACGATCCGGTGCATCTCGCCGATCCGGCGCCGCTGCTGCGGATTCCGCTGCAGCAGTGGGCGCGCGAGTGCAAACTGCTCGAGACGATGCCGGCGCGCATCAAGCGGAACCTCGACGGCGCGCACCAGGAACTCATCGAGCGGGGGTACCTGCGGGCCGTGACCTACGAGGGCACGCGGGCCAGCACCGTGATCGTGTACGAGTTCGGGGACGTCGCGCCCTCACCCGCCCCGGAACCGAGCCTGCAGGTGATCGCGGATTCCCCGCTGGTCGAGGCGCTGTGCCGCGAGGGGGTCGTGCCGCCGGTGGCGCGCAAGCTCGCGCAGCAGTACGGGGACCTGCACGTCACCACGCGGCTCGAACGCTTTCACGCGCTGCTGCGTGAGGGCTACGCGCCGAAGAAACGCTCGGCGCTGCTGGTGGACGTCATCAAGGACGAGGAGGGGAAATACGACGCGGTACCCGCCCCGGCCCTGGCACCCGCAGGCGTGGATGCCCCGTCCCGGCCCGTAAAGGCCCCCAGGAGGCCCGACGAGACCCCGGAGGCACCCGAGTCCCACACCGACCGTCTGCAGGCCGAATTCCGGGCGCTGCCGCGCGAGGAGCAGGCCGCGCGTGCCCTGACCCAGGTGCGGATGTTCGTCGGGCGGGAACTGCGCGACAGTCACCTGCGGGCGCTGCACGCCGCGATGCTCACGGGTGAGGCCGACCCGCACATCGTGCAGCGCGAGGTGGTCCGCGCCGCCAGTGAGCTGCGCCTCCCGGAATTCGCGCAGCAGCTGCGCGACACGTACGCCGGATGA